In Candidatus Eisenbacteria bacterium, the following are encoded in one genomic region:
- a CDS encoding pitrilysin family protein, protein MRNGGMSMLGKSALLGLVIALLCSASLFVTAGVEAAGGTKLTAGVTKTVLANGVTILVKESKANDVVAVQLGLGMGAKFESDKEAGISRLLQQSLLKGTKTRTAEQIANEIESVGGRINAGNTKEVGYIQLTCTTEGLEKILDVFFDVILNPTFPAEEVNKEKNLQIRRIRERKDQLLASTVDLAQEVLYGSHPFHKPGEGYEETVETLGREQVLEAYERFYRPENMVIAAVGNLDSKRFVKEVGKRLKTLKSAGKRLTVELPAVTLTESRTKLARKESSSAWIVIAYPAPGPSQSNYLATQVLDSALGGSMHSRLFTELRDKKGLGYQVGSFYAGYSRDAFVGAYIGTKPDKFEVARDGVLEEVGKVRADGITDDELVSTKKYLRGMYIINMESNASQAGNLATNECIGVGYDFADRYLDGIGKVTKDEVLKAAKTNFDSYALGSILPEAGPAEGGATEGMEQK, encoded by the coding sequence GTGAGAAACGGAGGAATGAGCATGCTCGGGAAGTCGGCGTTGTTAGGTCTTGTGATTGCCCTTTTATGTTCCGCGAGTCTTTTCGTCACCGCGGGCGTCGAGGCCGCGGGCGGGACAAAGCTCACCGCCGGCGTCACTAAGACGGTGCTGGCGAACGGAGTCACGATTCTTGTCAAGGAGTCGAAGGCCAACGACGTCGTTGCGGTGCAGTTGGGTCTGGGGATGGGAGCAAAGTTCGAAAGCGACAAGGAGGCCGGAATTTCCAGGCTTCTTCAGCAATCCTTGCTCAAGGGCACGAAGACGAGGACGGCGGAGCAGATAGCGAACGAGATAGAGTCCGTGGGCGGGAGAATAAATGCGGGAAACACGAAGGAAGTGGGATACATACAGCTGACGTGCACGACCGAAGGCCTGGAGAAAATCCTGGACGTGTTCTTCGACGTGATCTTGAATCCGACGTTCCCCGCCGAAGAGGTGAACAAGGAGAAGAATCTCCAGATACGCAGGATAAGGGAAAGAAAAGACCAGTTGCTCGCGAGCACCGTGGACCTGGCGCAGGAGGTTCTCTACGGGTCCCATCCGTTCCACAAGCCTGGAGAAGGCTACGAGGAGACCGTGGAAACGCTGGGAAGGGAGCAAGTCCTGGAGGCCTACGAGCGCTTCTACAGACCCGAGAACATGGTCATAGCGGCCGTGGGGAATCTCGATTCGAAGAGATTCGTAAAGGAGGTCGGGAAGAGGCTAAAGACACTGAAGAGCGCGGGCAAGAGGCTAACGGTCGAATTGCCAGCGGTCACGCTTACTGAATCCAGAACGAAACTGGCGCGCAAGGAAAGCTCGTCGGCGTGGATAGTCATTGCATATCCGGCACCCGGTCCTTCACAGAGCAATTATCTGGCCACGCAGGTTCTCGACTCCGCGCTTGGCGGCTCGATGCATTCGAGGCTCTTCACGGAGCTCAGGGACAAGAAGGGGCTCGGGTATCAGGTGGGCTCCTTCTACGCAGGCTATTCGCGAGACGCGTTCGTCGGAGCGTACATCGGAACGAAACCCGACAAGTTCGAAGTTGCCAGAGACGGCGTTCTGGAAGAAGTGGGCAAGGTGCGCGCTGATGGGATAACGGACGACGAGCTTGTCAGTACGAAGAAGTACCTGAGAGGGATGTACATCATAAACATGGAGTCGAACGCAAGCCAGGCCGGCAACCTCGCTACGAACGAGTGCATCGGGGTGGGATACGACTTCGCCGACCGTTATCTAGACGGTATAGGGAAAGTCACGAAAGACGAGGTGTTGAAGGCGGCCAAGACGAATTTTGATTCTTACGCCCTCGGAAGCATTCTTCCGGAAGCCGGCCCCGCTGAAGGCGGAGCGACAGAGGGAATGGAGCAGAAATAG
- a CDS encoding pitrilysin family protein — protein MSLGSKQLQPCDDLFVVAVRVVRVFLFLWVFAACVPALSYRDCPAAVSYTVETLGKGAAGALVPVTKVTYSNGLVALIKESHACPIVTVDAWCHTGSACEKEGVGGISHFFEHMFFKGTPKHPAGEMDKIVKGLGGLNNAGTSIEYTHYYVTVPSENYLVGVDVLSDALINSVFDADELAREREVVKAEIRRKEDSPASLVFVVFQKQFGTGTPYERPVLGTFETLNAIDSRAFLDYLAEKYTTGNIVVVVAGDVKTAEIAKAIGEYFEPMKQGEGPFPDFEVQELTTDKVGIERKDVKQGYMMLGFVTQGLKNPREYFPLEVTAAILSEGKSSRLYQSLVENKRLATSVSAWSWPLTNAGVFGFDATFEPGKEDSLKAALLEELKALATAGPSPEEVEKAKALLKTSFAFSTETTDGRASMLGEGHTKGLLDDFLHYRERVDSVRASDVQEIVRKYTSDKHHALAMILPEEGVEESK, from the coding sequence ATGTCTCTGGGAAGCAAGCAATTGCAACCATGTGATGATTTGTTCGTCGTCGCCGTGCGCGTTGTGCGCGTGTTCCTGTTCCTCTGGGTCTTTGCTGCTTGCGTGCCGGCGCTCTCTTACCGCGATTGCCCGGCCGCCGTCTCGTACACCGTCGAGACACTCGGCAAGGGTGCCGCGGGAGCGCTCGTGCCGGTCACCAAGGTGACCTACTCGAACGGTCTCGTTGCTCTCATCAAGGAGTCGCACGCTTGTCCGATAGTGACCGTAGACGCCTGGTGTCACACCGGGTCTGCATGTGAGAAAGAAGGCGTCGGTGGTATCTCACACTTCTTTGAGCACATGTTCTTCAAAGGAACTCCGAAGCACCCGGCCGGGGAGATGGACAAGATCGTGAAAGGACTCGGCGGCCTCAACAATGCCGGGACTTCCATAGAATATACTCACTACTACGTGACCGTGCCGAGCGAGAATTACCTGGTCGGCGTCGATGTCCTGTCGGACGCCCTGATCAATTCCGTTTTCGATGCGGACGAGCTGGCGCGCGAGAGGGAAGTGGTGAAGGCCGAGATAAGGCGCAAGGAGGATTCGCCTGCAAGTCTCGTGTTCGTCGTGTTTCAGAAGCAATTCGGAACCGGCACTCCGTACGAAAGACCGGTGCTCGGGACGTTCGAGACTTTGAACGCGATTGACTCTCGGGCGTTCCTCGACTATCTGGCGGAGAAATACACGACCGGAAACATCGTCGTGGTCGTGGCGGGGGACGTGAAGACCGCCGAGATCGCGAAGGCCATCGGCGAATACTTCGAGCCCATGAAGCAGGGAGAGGGTCCTTTCCCCGATTTCGAGGTACAGGAGCTCACGACCGACAAAGTGGGCATAGAGCGGAAGGACGTGAAGCAGGGCTACATGATGCTTGGATTCGTCACGCAGGGTCTCAAGAATCCCCGCGAGTACTTTCCGCTCGAAGTGACCGCGGCGATATTGAGCGAGGGCAAGAGTTCGCGGCTCTACCAGTCACTCGTCGAGAATAAGCGACTCGCCACTTCCGTCTCAGCGTGGTCTTGGCCCCTCACGAACGCGGGCGTCTTCGGTTTTGACGCAACCTTTGAGCCGGGCAAAGAAGATAGCCTGAAGGCGGCTCTTCTGGAGGAGTTGAAGGCCCTGGCAACGGCGGGCCCTTCTCCCGAGGAAGTTGAGAAGGCCAAGGCTCTCCTCAAGACGTCCTTCGCCTTCTCAACGGAAACCACCGACGGCCGAGCTTCGATGTTGGGCGAAGGGCACACAAAAGGTCTGCTCGATGACTTTCTGCACTATCGAGAGAGGGTGGATTCGGTCAGAGCCTCTGACGTTCAGGAGATAGTCAGGAAATACACTTCAGACAAACATCACGCCCTTGCCATGATTCTCCCGGAAGAAGGCGTGGAGGAGTCGAAGTAA